In the Clostridium beijerinckii genome, one interval contains:
- the carB gene encoding carbamoyl-phosphate synthase large subunit, producing MPLNKDIKKVLVIGSGPIVIGQAAEFDYSGTQACEALKSEGIEVVLVNSNPATIMTDKEVADKVYLEPLTLEFVEKVIAKERPDSLLAGMGGQTGLNLAVELHDSGILEKYNVKVIGTSIASIKEGEDRELFRDMMNRIGEPVIKSEIVTDLTAGLEFANKIGYPVIVRPAYTLGGSGGGIADDEEQLRTILESGLQLSTIGQVLLEKSVKGWKEVEYEVMRDSYGNCITVCNMENIDPVGIHTGDSIVVAPSQTLSDKEYQMLRTASINIINAVGIEGGCNVQFSLNPNSFEYAVIEINPRVSRSSALASKATGYPIAKLAAKIALGYGLDEIKNAVTQKTYACFEPTLDYVVVKIPKWPFDKFFGADRELGTKMMATGEIMAIGANFEQAFLKGIRSLEIGKYSLDHNKFKEYSISKLKSIVMKPDDERIFALAEMIRRDYMIDRINKITGIDMFFLEKIKWIVEEEQRLKLSKIEDLDKEWLHHLKKKGFSDKAIADMLKVSPDDVYRLRDIWSIKPSYKMVDTCGGEFEALSPYYYSTYEQYDEVEVSNNKKVIVIGSGPIRIGQGIEFDYASVHCVKALKKLGIETIIVNNNPETVSTDFDVSDKLYFEPLTEEDVLNIIEKEKPDGVILQFGGQTAIKLANFLKEQNIVTLGTTADQIDMAEDREKFDELLERLGISRPKGKGIWSLEEGLEEAKRLKFPVLVRPSYVIGGQGMEITHDEEELTYYLENAFAKDSKNPILIDKYLMGREIEVDAISDGENILIPGIMEHLERAGVHSGDSVTMYPSQNISDKIKADVLEYTKKLALAIGIKGMINIQFIEFEGELYVIEVNPRASRTVPYISKVSGVPIVDLATQVMLGAKLKELGYGIDVYKEPELVSVKVPVFSTQKLPNVEVSLGPEMRSTGEVLGVGRNIKEALYKGFVGAYMYPSKEKGKILATINKHDKAEFLPIAKDLASVGYKFIATSGTCALLKEAGIEVEEIRKIDEEEPNILDIVKNREVDLVVNTPTKGNDSKRDGFLIRRAAVERNLGVITALDTLRAIADVELEKFDENKDLEVFNIAK from the coding sequence ATGCCATTAAATAAAGATATAAAAAAAGTTTTAGTTATAGGATCAGGTCCGATAGTCATAGGTCAAGCAGCAGAGTTCGATTACTCTGGAACTCAAGCTTGTGAAGCATTAAAATCAGAAGGTATAGAAGTTGTACTTGTAAATTCAAACCCTGCAACAATAATGACTGATAAAGAAGTTGCAGATAAAGTTTATTTAGAGCCATTAACATTAGAATTTGTTGAAAAAGTAATAGCTAAGGAAAGACCAGACAGCTTACTTGCAGGAATGGGTGGTCAAACAGGACTTAACCTTGCAGTAGAATTACATGATTCTGGTATATTAGAAAAATACAATGTAAAAGTAATCGGAACCTCTATTGCATCAATTAAAGAAGGTGAAGATAGAGAGTTATTTAGAGATATGATGAATAGGATTGGAGAACCAGTTATAAAGAGTGAAATTGTAACTGACTTAACTGCAGGTTTGGAGTTCGCTAATAAGATTGGTTATCCAGTTATAGTTAGACCAGCTTATACATTAGGAGGATCTGGCGGTGGTATCGCTGATGACGAGGAACAACTTAGAACAATATTAGAATCGGGACTTCAACTAAGCACAATTGGTCAAGTTCTACTTGAAAAGAGCGTTAAGGGGTGGAAAGAAGTAGAGTACGAAGTAATGAGAGACTCTTATGGAAACTGTATTACTGTATGTAATATGGAAAATATAGATCCTGTTGGTATACACACTGGAGATAGTATAGTTGTAGCTCCATCACAAACTCTTTCAGATAAAGAATATCAAATGCTTAGAACAGCATCAATAAATATAATAAATGCAGTTGGAATTGAAGGTGGATGTAATGTACAGTTCTCGCTAAATCCAAATAGTTTTGAATATGCAGTTATAGAAATAAATCCGAGAGTTTCAAGAAGTTCAGCACTAGCATCAAAAGCAACAGGATATCCTATTGCAAAACTTGCTGCTAAAATAGCTCTTGGATATGGATTAGACGAAATAAAAAATGCTGTTACACAAAAAACATATGCGTGTTTTGAACCAACACTTGATTATGTTGTAGTAAAAATACCAAAATGGCCTTTCGATAAATTCTTTGGTGCTGACAGAGAACTTGGAACAAAAATGATGGCAACTGGAGAAATTATGGCTATTGGAGCCAATTTTGAGCAGGCGTTTTTAAAAGGAATTAGAAGCTTAGAAATAGGAAAATATTCATTAGATCATAATAAATTTAAAGAATATAGTATTTCAAAATTAAAGAGCATAGTAATGAAGCCTGATGATGAAAGAATCTTTGCATTAGCTGAGATGATAAGAAGAGATTACATGATAGATAGAATAAATAAAATTACTGGAATCGATATGTTTTTCTTAGAAAAAATAAAGTGGATAGTTGAAGAAGAACAAAGATTAAAATTAAGTAAAATAGAAGATTTAGATAAGGAATGGTTACATCATTTAAAGAAAAAAGGATTTTCTGATAAAGCTATAGCTGATATGCTAAAGGTTAGTCCAGACGATGTATATAGATTAAGAGACATATGGAGTATAAAGCCTTCATATAAAATGGTTGATACTTGTGGAGGAGAATTTGAAGCATTATCTCCATACTATTACTCAACTTATGAGCAATATGATGAAGTAGAAGTATCAAATAATAAAAAAGTTATAGTTATAGGTTCAGGTCCAATAAGAATAGGGCAAGGTATTGAATTTGACTACGCGTCAGTACATTGCGTAAAAGCACTAAAGAAACTTGGAATTGAAACTATTATAGTTAATAACAACCCAGAAACAGTAAGTACTGATTTTGATGTATCAGATAAGTTATATTTTGAGCCATTAACGGAAGAAGATGTTTTAAATATAATAGAAAAAGAAAAACCAGATGGTGTAATACTTCAATTTGGTGGTCAAACAGCTATTAAGCTTGCAAACTTCTTAAAGGAACAAAATATTGTAACGCTTGGAACTACAGCAGATCAAATAGATATGGCTGAAGATAGAGAAAAGTTTGATGAATTACTAGAAAGATTAGGAATATCAAGACCAAAAGGTAAAGGAATATGGTCTTTAGAAGAAGGATTAGAAGAAGCTAAGAGATTAAAGTTCCCAGTACTTGTTAGACCTTCATATGTAATTGGTGGTCAAGGAATGGAAATAACTCATGACGAAGAAGAGTTAACATACTACTTAGAAAATGCTTTCGCTAAAGACAGTAAAAATCCAATACTTATAGATAAATATCTAATGGGTAGAGAAATAGAAGTAGATGCCATATCAGATGGAGAGAATATTTTAATACCGGGTATCATGGAACACTTAGAAAGAGCTGGAGTTCATTCAGGGGATAGTGTAACTATGTATCCAAGCCAAAATATATCTGACAAAATTAAAGCAGATGTATTAGAGTATACTAAAAAATTAGCATTAGCAATTGGGATAAAGGGTATGATAAATATTCAATTCATAGAATTTGAAGGAGAATTATATGTAATTGAAGTTAATCCAAGAGCATCAAGAACAGTACCATATATAAGCAAGGTAAGTGGAGTTCCAATAGTAGATTTAGCTACACAAGTAATGCTTGGCGCTAAATTAAAGGAATTGGGATATGGAATAGATGTATATAAGGAACCTGAACTAGTTTCAGTTAAAGTTCCAGTATTCTCAACTCAAAAGTTACCTAATGTTGAAGTAAGCTTAGGACCTGAAATGAGATCAACAGGAGAAGTTTTAGGAGTTGGTAGAAACATAAAGGAAGCACTTTACAAAGGATTTGTTGGAGCGTATATGTATCCTTCAAAGGAAAAAGGAAAAATACTTGCTACAATAAATAAGCATGATAAGGCAGAATTCCTACCAATAGCAAAAGATCTAGCATCAGTAGGATACAAATTTATTGCAACATCAGGAACTTGCGCTTTATTGAAGGAAGCAGGTATAGAAGTAGAAGAAATAAGAAAGATAGATGAAGAAGAACCAAATATTTTAGATATAGTTAAAAACAGAGAAGTAGACCTAGTTGTAAATACTCCAACAAAAGGAAATGATTCGAAAAGAGATGGTTTCTTAATAAGAAGAGCAGCAGTTGAGAGAAACTTAGGAGTAATTACAGCATTAGATACATTAAGAGCAATTGCAGATGTGGAACTTGAGAAGTTTGATGAGAATAAGGATTTGGAAGTATTCAATATAGCAAAATAA
- a CDS encoding HD-GYP domain-containing protein, whose amino-acid sequence MRLIPIECVRENSLLGKDIYTPDGRCLLRAGILLNDIMLQKIKEYKIFSLYIIDDYSSAEIEDVIKPELRQKSISVIKETFSDIERIASVHKFEKRSISEYTKQEQQYFNSITNIAEELLDNVLSNKNILISLVDIKSMDNYTYAHCVNVAVISLILGISLNLSKRNLTYLCIGALIHDIGKSFIPSEILQKPGKLTPEEFEVIKNHSLYGYKFLNNFFSLSSHIKLIVLQHHERFDGLGYPNSISGNKISYLARIVSIADVYDALTSDRPYKRAMCPSDALEYLMSNAGTLFDHDMLNVFCKIVIPFPQGTIVSLSNGDVGVVEETMPNFPLRPTIKILKSDYPNKIGSKVNLIENLSIVISDIKYEI is encoded by the coding sequence ATGCGATTAATTCCAATTGAATGTGTAAGAGAAAATTCATTGCTAGGCAAAGACATATATACCCCTGATGGTAGATGTCTACTTAGAGCTGGTATTCTGTTAAACGATATTATGTTGCAAAAAATTAAGGAATATAAAATATTCTCTTTATATATAATTGATGACTATAGTTCTGCTGAAATTGAAGATGTTATAAAGCCAGAATTAAGGCAAAAATCTATATCTGTAATTAAAGAAACATTCTCTGATATAGAAAGAATAGCTTCTGTTCATAAATTTGAAAAGAGGAGTATTAGTGAGTATACAAAGCAGGAACAACAATATTTCAATTCAATTACTAATATAGCAGAAGAGTTATTAGATAATGTTTTATCAAATAAAAATATACTGATTTCTTTAGTTGATATAAAGAGCATGGATAATTATACTTATGCTCATTGTGTAAATGTTGCTGTAATATCACTTATACTTGGAATCAGCTTAAATTTATCTAAGCGCAATCTAACTTATCTCTGCATTGGTGCGCTAATTCATGATATAGGAAAATCATTTATTCCAAGTGAAATTCTTCAAAAGCCAGGTAAATTAACACCTGAAGAATTTGAAGTAATAAAAAATCATTCTCTATATGGATATAAATTTTTGAATAACTTTTTTAGCTTAAGCTCTCATATCAAACTTATAGTTCTGCAACATCATGAGAGATTTGATGGACTAGGTTACCCTAATAGTATATCTGGTAATAAAATCAGCTATCTCGCTAGAATTGTAAGTATTGCAGATGTTTATGATGCATTAACTTCTGACAGGCCTTATAAAAGAGCTATGTGTCCTAGTGATGCACTCGAATACTTAATGTCAAATGCCGGAACACTCTTTGATCATGATATGCTTAACGTATTCTGTAAAATTGTTATCCCATTCCCTCAGGGAACAATTGTAAGCCTTAGCAATGGTGATGTAGGAGTAGTTGAAGAGACTATGCCTAACTTTCCATTAAGACCAACTATAAAAATACTTAAAAGCGATTATCCTAATAAAATTGGTTCTAAAGTCAATTTAATAGAAAATCTTTCAATTGTCATTTCTGATATAAAATATGAAATATAA
- the murI gene encoding glutamate racemase yields MNIKTDPIGFFDSGVGGLSVMREAISIMPNENFIYFGDSKNAPYGTKKVSEVRDLTIDAVEFLLSKNVKAVVIACNTATSAAIEEIRSKYKQISIIGIEPALKPAVKLNRKGQIIIMATPMTLREKKFKLLMDKYKNEANIISLPCAGLVEFIEQGIVEGEDLEYYLKEKFKGYLDNDISSIVLGCTHYPFIKKALSNVIGKEIPLIDGGFGTAQELKRKLIESGLLNDSKEKGNIEICNSINDDKVIDFCYSLINFKI; encoded by the coding sequence TTGAATATAAAAACTGACCCCATAGGATTTTTTGATTCAGGGGTAGGAGGTTTAAGCGTGATGAGAGAAGCAATATCTATCATGCCTAATGAAAACTTTATATATTTCGGAGATTCAAAGAATGCACCCTATGGAACTAAGAAAGTAAGTGAGGTAAGAGATCTTACAATTGATGCTGTTGAGTTTTTACTAAGTAAAAATGTTAAAGCGGTTGTAATAGCCTGCAATACTGCAACTAGTGCAGCAATAGAAGAGATTAGAAGTAAATATAAACAGATATCCATAATAGGAATAGAGCCAGCATTAAAGCCAGCTGTTAAGTTAAATAGAAAAGGTCAAATAATAATAATGGCAACGCCTATGACATTGAGGGAAAAGAAATTTAAATTATTAATGGATAAATATAAAAATGAGGCTAATATAATATCATTACCATGTGCAGGGTTAGTAGAATTTATAGAACAGGGAATAGTAGAGGGCGAAGATCTAGAGTATTACTTAAAGGAAAAGTTCAAAGGTTACTTAGATAATGATATAAGCTCCATAGTTCTTGGATGTACTCATTATCCATTTATAAAAAAGGCTTTATCAAACGTTATTGGAAAGGAAATACCTCTTATTGATGGTGGATTTGGTACTGCTCAAGAATTGAAGAGGAAGTTAATTGAAAGTGGTTTACTAAATGATTCTAAAGAAAAGGGGAATATAGAAATTTGTAATTCAATAAATGATGATAAAGTGATAGATTTTTGTTATAGTTTAATTAATTTTAAAATATAA
- a CDS encoding peptidylprolyl isomerase: MKNPIITMTMENGGVIKAELYPEAAPNTVRNFVDLINRGFYDGLIFHRVIPNFMIQGGCPEGTGIGGPGYSIKGEFTGNGFKNTLKHTRGVLSMARAMHPDSAGSQFFIMVADAPHLDGQYASFGKVIEGMEVADKIVAQKTDMSDRPYEDQVIKSVTVDMQGEEIKEPEIIEE; the protein is encoded by the coding sequence ATGAAGAATCCAATTATTACAATGACTATGGAAAATGGTGGAGTTATAAAAGCAGAATTATATCCTGAGGCAGCACCAAATACAGTGAGGAATTTTGTAGACTTAATCAATAGAGGATTTTATGATGGTCTAATATTTCATAGAGTTATTCCAAATTTCATGATTCAAGGGGGATGCCCAGAAGGAACAGGCATTGGTGGCCCAGGATATTCAATAAAGGGAGAGTTTACAGGCAATGGTTTTAAGAATACTTTAAAACATACAAGAGGAGTATTATCAATGGCTAGAGCTATGCATCCAGATTCAGCAGGAAGCCAATTTTTCATTATGGTAGCTGATGCTCCACATTTAGATGGCCAGTATGCATCATTTGGTAAGGTTATTGAAGGAATGGAAGTAGCCGATAAGATTGTTGCACAAAAAACTGATATGTCAGATAGGCCTTATGAAGATCAAGTAATAAAAAGTGTTACAGTAGATATGCAAGGGGAAGAAATAAAAGAGCCTGAAATAATTGAAGAGTAA
- a CDS encoding DUF3783 domain-containing protein, with translation MATNNKCILAYGLKEDEIKKIESQNIKVIEINKNMTLMTLEDIINGNKNEDSYDEMQLSEKALIFNGFKDEQLKVTIRYIRSFIQGGVLAVSTAQNYKWTFKYLLEHLIEEREWYKEQQKGRK, from the coding sequence ATGGCTACAAATAATAAATGTATATTAGCGTATGGATTAAAAGAGGATGAAATTAAGAAAATTGAGAGTCAGAATATTAAAGTTATAGAAATTAATAAGAATATGACTTTAATGACATTAGAAGATATAATTAATGGAAACAAAAATGAAGATTCTTACGATGAAATGCAGTTGAGTGAAAAGGCACTAATTTTCAATGGATTTAAGGATGAACAATTGAAAGTTACTATTAGATATATTAGAAGCTTTATTCAAGGTGGAGTACTTGCTGTATCTACAGCACAGAATTACAAGTGGACTTTTAAATATCTATTAGAGCACTTAATTGAAGAAAGAGAATGGTATAAAGAACAACAAAAGGGGAGAAAGTAA
- a CDS encoding helix-turn-helix domain-containing protein, with translation MSRVGENIKQAREKSGLTVKALAKKLGVAEKYLNEVEMGRKVAPESLIDKAGKVLKADLNDISMVVTDEVLMEERKTLKEVPKRNVESSEVWTDAFSSVLRSVPIYDYSLSNKKGSKEMPIHSNKIENYPQDKVFYLEIEDDEMNGFRMLKGDVAFAHAVKDISNSGFFLIDYKGKRKVRQIKVLGNSKLLLVSNAGSLLTETMELKEVDVIAKLERLEITL, from the coding sequence GTGAGTCGTGTAGGAGAAAATATAAAACAAGCTAGAGAAAAGAGCGGACTTACGGTTAAAGCTTTAGCTAAAAAACTAGGTGTAGCAGAAAAATATTTAAATGAAGTTGAAATGGGAAGAAAAGTTGCACCTGAATCACTAATAGATAAAGCGGGCAAGGTATTAAAAGCTGATTTAAATGACATAAGCATGGTTGTTACCGATGAAGTATTGATGGAAGAAAGAAAAACTTTAAAGGAAGTTCCTAAAAGAAATGTAGAAAGTTCAGAAGTTTGGACTGATGCTTTCTCATCAGTACTTAGAAGTGTTCCAATATATGATTATTCACTATCTAATAAAAAGGGTTCTAAAGAGATGCCTATTCATTCAAATAAAATCGAGAATTATCCTCAAGATAAAGTATTTTATTTAGAAATTGAAGATGATGAAATGAATGGATTTAGAATGCTAAAGGGTGATGTTGCATTTGCACATGCTGTGAAGGATATAAGTAATAGCGGATTTTTCTTAATAGATTATAAGGGAAAAAGGAAAGTAAGACAAATAAAGGTATTAGGTAATTCTAAATTACTTTTAGTAAGCAATGCTGGAAGTCTTCTTACTGAAACCATGGAATTAAAAGAAGTAGATGTAATTGCTAAATTAGAAAGACTAGAAATTACATTATAA
- a CDS encoding S8 family serine peptidase, translating into MPELETQISSKVDASIGLLANVPKAILDELGYKYQSQGNNVELTILYRDTQEQTKSFVEGLGGTFQDLGFNFAVVNIPRDKLEQLSMSNSIQYIELPKNLYEQDQESNRASCILQLAPNFDVSGEGILVGFVDSGIDYTHPAFMDSTGTSTRIEYIYDLSTGGNVYNKQMINEAIKSNNPFSVVPSIDNSGHGTHVAGIACGGGRINPMYRGVAPNSSIAMVKAARGTAILSSQIMQGIKFLIDRGKELNMPLVISISLSTNDGAHDGSSLLEQYIRTISNLERVSIVIAAGNEGDAGHHVGGQLVKTQRQIFNIASEEKSIVMNFYKTILPNISVNIINPTSQGTGNINIQEGYIQGTIGSDRYDIYISGPKPFELNSEIRIILSARSGFLVEGVWTLEINVTNEYLGAYSIWLPVLEGLNPATKFLEPNQYNTLGIPATVDNIIAVGSYNYRTNNLSSFSGRGAQDQNIVRPDLVAPGEDIAGPVPNGGYDNKTGTSMATPQVSGICALMMQWGIVKGNDPYLFGQRLKYYLLRGARRRRTDVTYPNPSWGYGEVCIFNSLRALQNDLNAILTRGNINSRDIQVTNSVPNKYNILRKNIKREVMENTNSGNTSTNIGRLKIQCFRGEDYIPIDGARITVRTPQGAESVNSIQLVTDSVGLTQIIELTAPPLEYSLNPNSNQVPYSLYDITVERDGFNPIVIRGCQVFPTQVAYQICNLTSNLGRGMMRQEVINIQPNTLNGNFPPKIPEDPEKQLPPPSSGVVLPQPIVPEYIIVHQGGPNDPSAPNYKVPFKDYIKNVASSEIYSTWNESAIRANVFCIVSFTLNRIYTEWYRGKGKNFDITSSTAYDHAFNYGRNIYDSISAIVDEIFSTYIKRVGAKQPLLTQYCDGKSVTCPQWLSQWGSQQLAQQGMVPYDILKNYYGNDIELTTAEKVSGSPQSYPGEPLTIGSSGPAVRTIQNQLNRIARNYPLIPKVAEDGQFNQKTADAVKTFQQIFTLPQTGIVDYATWYRISDIYVGVSRIAELRDSSSLRSTLGMNEFMPPIIPGLDNKRGIPKFYY; encoded by the coding sequence ATGCCTGAATTGGAGACACAAATATCTTCAAAGGTAGATGCATCAATAGGATTATTAGCTAATGTTCCAAAAGCTATATTAGATGAACTAGGTTATAAGTATCAGAGTCAGGGTAACAATGTGGAGCTCACTATTTTATATAGAGATACTCAAGAACAAACAAAATCATTTGTTGAAGGCTTAGGAGGAACTTTTCAGGATTTAGGATTTAACTTTGCTGTTGTTAATATACCCAGAGATAAATTAGAACAGCTATCAATGAGTAATTCTATTCAATATATAGAATTACCAAAGAACTTATATGAGCAAGACCAAGAAAGTAATAGGGCATCCTGTATACTTCAATTGGCTCCAAATTTTGATGTTTCAGGTGAAGGGATATTAGTCGGCTTTGTAGATTCTGGGATAGATTATACTCACCCTGCTTTTATGGATTCGACCGGAACATCCACTAGAATAGAATACATTTATGATTTAAGTACAGGGGGAAATGTATATAATAAGCAAATGATAAATGAAGCAATAAAATCCAATAATCCATTCTCAGTAGTTCCATCAATAGACAATAGTGGACATGGAACTCACGTTGCAGGAATCGCATGTGGTGGGGGAAGAATAAATCCTATGTATAGAGGTGTAGCTCCTAATTCGTCTATAGCAATGGTTAAAGCTGCTAGGGGAACTGCAATCTTAAGCTCTCAGATTATGCAGGGAATCAAATTTCTTATAGATAGAGGTAAAGAACTGAATATGCCGCTAGTTATTAGTATTAGTCTTAGCACTAATGATGGAGCACACGATGGAAGCAGCTTACTAGAGCAATACATTAGGACTATATCTAACTTGGAAAGAGTATCTATTGTTATTGCGGCAGGAAATGAAGGTGATGCAGGTCATCATGTTGGCGGACAATTAGTTAAAACACAAAGGCAAATTTTTAATATAGCAAGCGAAGAAAAATCAATAGTAATGAATTTTTATAAGACAATATTACCTAATATATCAGTTAATATAATAAATCCAACAAGCCAAGGAACTGGAAATATTAATATACAAGAAGGTTACATTCAAGGAACAATAGGGAGTGATAGATACGATATATATATATCTGGACCTAAACCTTTTGAATTGAATAGTGAAATCAGAATAATTCTTTCTGCTAGATCTGGCTTTCTTGTTGAAGGTGTATGGACATTAGAAATAAATGTTACGAATGAATACTTAGGAGCATATTCAATATGGCTTCCGGTTTTAGAAGGATTAAATCCTGCAACTAAATTTTTAGAACCTAATCAATATAATACGCTTGGCATACCAGCAACAGTAGATAATATAATAGCTGTAGGAAGTTATAATTATAGAACCAATAATTTATCATCATTCAGTGGAAGAGGTGCACAAGATCAGAATATAGTAAGACCTGATTTAGTAGCCCCAGGAGAGGATATTGCAGGGCCGGTACCAAATGGTGGATACGATAATAAAACAGGTACATCAATGGCTACTCCTCAAGTATCTGGAATATGTGCGTTAATGATGCAATGGGGAATAGTTAAAGGAAATGATCCATATTTGTTTGGTCAAAGGTTAAAATATTATTTATTAAGAGGAGCCAGAAGAAGACGTACAGATGTAACATATCCAAATCCCTCATGGGGATATGGTGAAGTATGTATATTCAACAGTTTAAGAGCGTTACAAAATGATTTAAATGCTATTTTGACTAGAGGAAATATAAATTCAAGAGATATACAGGTAACAAATAGCGTACCTAATAAATATAATATTTTGAGAAAAAATATAAAGAGGGAAGTTATGGAGAATACGAATAGTGGAAATACCTCAACAAATATCGGTAGGTTAAAGATTCAATGTTTCAGGGGGGAGGATTATATTCCAATTGATGGAGCCAGAATAACTGTAAGAACACCACAAGGCGCTGAAAGTGTTAATAGTATTCAGCTAGTTACAGATTCAGTTGGATTGACACAAATAATTGAATTGACAGCGCCACCTTTAGAATATTCTTTGAATCCTAATAGCAACCAAGTGCCTTATAGTTTATATGATATAACGGTTGAAAGAGATGGATTTAACCCAATAGTAATAAGAGGATGTCAAGTATTTCCTACACAGGTTGCCTATCAGATTTGTAATTTGACAAGTAACTTAGGAAGGGGAATGATGAGACAAGAGGTTATAAATATACAACCAAATACATTGAATGGAAATTTTCCACCTAAAATACCAGAGGATCCAGAAAAGCAGTTACCCCCACCAAGTTCTGGAGTTGTATTGCCTCAACCAATAGTTCCAGAATATATTATTGTACACCAAGGTGGGCCAAATGATCCATCAGCACCAAATTATAAAGTACCTTTTAAAGATTATATTAAAAATGTTGCTTCCAGTGAAATATATTCAACTTGGAATGAATCTGCTATAAGAGCAAATGTATTCTGCATTGTATCATTTACGCTAAATAGAATTTATACTGAATGGTACAGAGGAAAAGGAAAGAATTTTGATATTACCAGTTCAACAGCTTATGATCACGCATTTAATTATGGAAGAAATATTTACGATAGTATAAGTGCTATTGTAGATGAAATATTTTCTACTTATATAAAGAGAGTTGGAGCTAAACAACCACTTTTGACACAATATTGTGATGGAAAGAGTGTTACCTGCCCTCAGTGGTTAAGCCAATGGGGAAGTCAGCAATTAGCTCAACAAGGAATGGTTCCATATGATATTTTGAAAAATTATTATGGAAATGATATCGAACTAACTACAGCTGAAAAAGTTTCTGGAAGCCCACAGTCATACCCTGGTGAACCGCTTACTATAGGATCTTCAGGTCCAGCAGTAAGAACTATCCAGAATCAATTGAATAGAATAGCTAGAAATTATCCTTTGATACCTAAGGTTGCTGAGGATGGACAGTTTAATCAAAAGACAGCAGATGCAGTAAAAACATTTCAACAAATATTTACATTACCACAAACCGGAATTGTTGATTATGCAACATGGTATAGAATATCGGACATCTATGTTGGAGTATCAAGGATAGCAGAACTTAGAGATTCTTCAAGTTTAAGAAGTACGCTTGGAATGAATGAATTTATGCCTCCGATTATACCAGGTTTAGATAATAAAAGAGGAATTCCTAAATTTTATTATTAG
- a CDS encoding radical SAM protein, with product MNYLDLLNECTLCNRDCKVNRNNGEIGYCKASNILKVAKASLHLWEEPPISQGNGSGTVFFSHCNLKCVFCQNYNISQGISVNSSSSDFNKNSIKNTSIVGAEISIERLSEIFLELQKKGANNINLVTPTHYVPQIIESLKIAKKNNLTIPVLYNTNSYDSIETIKLLDGYIDVYLPDFKYFDNKYSLKYSKVNDYASNTIKIIDEMLRQVGTPNFDSKGNILKGVVVRHLMLPGLLFDSKKIIDILYNRYKTDIYISLMNQYIPMFNACDYPEINKKLNPKHYDSLINYALDIGVVNGFIQDEGANISDFIPEFNLEGIEK from the coding sequence ATGAATTATCTAGATTTATTAAATGAATGTACTTTATGTAATAGAGATTGTAAAGTAAATAGAAATAATGGTGAAATAGGATATTGCAAAGCTAGCAATATCCTAAAAGTGGCTAAGGCTTCCCTTCATCTTTGGGAAGAGCCACCTATTTCACAAGGAAATGGTTCTGGTACTGTATTTTTTTCTCACTGTAATCTAAAATGCGTATTTTGCCAAAACTATAATATAAGTCAGGGGATTAGTGTTAATTCATCTTCTTCTGATTTTAATAAAAATAGTATTAAAAACACATCAATTGTTGGTGCAGAAATATCTATTGAAAGACTTTCTGAAATTTTTCTAGAACTTCAGAAAAAAGGTGCAAACAACATTAACTTAGTGACTCCTACTCATTATGTTCCTCAAATAATTGAATCCTTAAAAATAGCTAAAAAAAATAATTTAACTATCCCAGTTCTTTATAATACCAATAGTTATGATTCTATTGAAACTATAAAATTATTGGATGGATACATTGATGTTTATTTGCCGGACTTCAAATATTTTGATAATAAATATTCTCTAAAATACTCTAAAGTTAATGATTATGCTTCCAATACTATCAAAATAATAGATGAAATGCTAAGACAAGTTGGCACTCCCAATTTTGATTCAAAAGGAAATATACTAAAAGGAGTTGTTGTAAGGCACCTAATGCTTCCTGGACTCCTTTTTGATTCAAAAAAAATAATAGATATTCTATATAATAGATATAAAACCGATATTTATATAAGTCTAATGAATCAATATATTCCTATGTTTAATGCTTGCGATTATCCAGAAATAAATAAGAAGCTTAATCCAAAACACTACGATAGCCTAATCAATTATGCTTTAGATATTGGCGTAGTTAATGGATTTATACAAGATGAAGGTGCTAACATATCTGATTTCATTCCTGAATTTAATCTAGAAGGAATAGAAAAATAA